GGTGGCTGGCTTGGCATCCATCTCCCTACAGGTGGGAATTGGAAAATCTGGGActcaggggcaggggtgggtcaGCACTTCAGACCTCAAGTCAATCCTTGCCTTCTCCAGGCCCCTCTGGGAACGAGCAAGAACTGGGGAGGAGATAGGGTGTCCCTTCTTGGATAGGGCCTCCTGGTGCTGGGGGCATGGGCCGGAAGCTCCAAGGACATTCCCAGACAggtcctgcctctcccccaggccctcacCTGTGCCTGGTGGGCACCTTGTAGGTGAGTTCCCAGGGGGTGGGGTCTTGCTGCAAGTAAGTGTTGAGCAGGTCCAGGGAGAAGAGGCGCCACAGGTGCTTCCGGGTGATGCCCTCGGCACTGCCCATGGAGCAGATATCCAGGATGGAGAGCAGGGGGTACACAGCCATAAGGGAGACGTGACACAGCTCCTGCTTCTCCCCAACCTTGTTATCTGAGGGGAAGGGATGTGGGAGAGAGGAGTGGCTCACCTTCCAGCTCCCTTGGGGCGAGGTGTACAGGCTGAGGGTGCAGGGGTCCAGAGCAACTTGCCCCGGAACATTTGTCAGGAGCAGCAGATGTCCCCCAGGCTCTGGGAAGCTTCCAACAACAGCCAAATCTTGTCTGATACTTTCTacataccaggcactgtcctaagtgcTTTGCACAAACCACTGTATTGAATGTGCACTGTTATTTGTTTTCAGTCAAACTAATATTAACAGTTTATTGAGAGACAATCTATATTCCATAAAATCAACCCCTTGAACGCAAACAATTCAGTGATTTGTTTTGTATATGcagagttatgcaaccatcaccactaattttagaacatttttcatgCCCTGGAAGAGAAATCCAGTACCAAGTAGCTGTCACTCCCCATTTGCCCCTCTCCCTacctctggcaactactaatctactttctatctctgtagatttgcctattctgaatgTTTCACATAAAACTAACCCTTGTATGGAAGTATACAATGTATGGTTTTTTGTGGCCAGCTCCTTTTACTTGgcacaatgttttcaagttttgcCCAGATGGTAACATatagcaatacttttttttttaacctttattactcccattttacagatgtggaaactgaggcatggggaggTTTAACAACTTGCTGAGATTACATGGTTAAGAAGTGCTCAGGCCAGGATCCAGTTCCAAGGAATCTGGCTCAAGTCCACACTCTTAGCCAATCTCCTGTGCAGCCCTGGCCTCCTACCAGGCGGCCCTGGGGCAGACTGGTAACAACCTCATTTTAtgaaagaggaagctgaggcccagggcagcTGAGGATTTGTCTAAGTTCCCACAGTAAATCAGCACTGCTCTCAACTCTTCACGTTGAGTCCTCCACAGCTCAGGCCCACACATACGGACACCCACACAGGCAGATGTGATTGGTATGAGGCATACACACCAGACACACAAAAGCACACCCTGGCATGCTCACACCCACTCTGCTTGCTCTGTCTGGATCCTCAACATCCTCCCACCCCACATCCTGCTCACACagccctccctctttccttcctggccCTGACTCTTCGGGCCAGGTGGTCCAGGTACctctgtgggagaggagagagtaaCTGACGGTCCAGGAGTACTGGGACGGGTGTTTGGGACAGGCGGTCAGGCAGATGGTATCCTCAGAGCGGGGTGGCAAGCTTCCCTCTGTGCGGTCCAGCTGCAGAGCTGCTCAGGGATGACCAGGTCCATTCAAGGGCAGAGGAGGCCCTCAGTGCAGGCCAGAGAGGTTTGGCCTTTCCTCTTGTTCCATCCCAGATACCCTCCCCTGGCCAGCATGGTGCTGGTTAGAGAGAAGGCCTTGAGCCAGGAAATAGGGAGTCGAGTCCTTTCTCCAGAACAAGACAGTGGGGACATACCTTTGTGTCATTGGCACCTGCTAAGCACTTTGTTCCACCCAGTAGCCCCTCAAGGTAGAAGCTACCagtagccccattttacagatgggggagCTGAGCTCAGAGAGGACCCACCAATGCCACACATCTAGGAAGTGGAAGCACCAAGTTTtaatccctgctctgcctgccccaaACCATGGTCTGATTAACGAGTCTTAACCAGCGCCCCTCAATGCCTGCTTCCCGGCCCCAGTCCTGCCCAGGCCTGAGTACCGAGGGGGCCGTTGCCAACAACCTCAGGGCTGTTCTGCTCCAGGAGCAGGCGATAATAGAGGGTGCAGTTGCCATCATTCAGAAGCACCAGTATCCTGGACTGCTTGCTGTTCACCAACACGTTCCCAAAGTCCAGCTccttttcctttgcctgagggCCAGAGTCAGCCAGCCAGGAGTTGGGGGCTCTCCCAGGCCCATGGCCCTGGTTTCCTCACTCCTGGCCTCAGAATCCCCAAGGAAGGACAGGTCTAGGGGTGCAGGCTGGGGGACCAGAAGACTCCCATCGCCTGCCTTCTTGGAGTCAGACACCCCAGGGCTTTCCCTCCCACTTATGCTCTGGCCCCCTGGCCCCCACTCCCACCCGCCAGGGTCCCCCCACTCACGGAGAGGCTGCTGGTGATGCCCACACCCACCAGCCGGAGCATGTAGCGGGTGGTGGCAGGGGGCTTGGTGTCTGGGGGCAGGCCGGCTTCCCAGACCCACATCCCCACTCGGAACAGGTACTTGGTCTCCTCCAGAGGGCTGAAGGTCCACGTCAGCGTCTGGGGTCACAGAAGTTATCCCTGCATGGGGGTCTCTGGGAACCCCTGCCCAGGCTCTTGGGCATCTGAGGTCCCACTGTAGCATCTCAAGCTATGGTAACCCTTTCTGAGTGTTTCCCTGTGCCAGCACTTATATACATCATGCACCGTGTTCTCTCCCTAACCCCCTCAATTCTTTATCCTCACAAGGTAAGTGGTATTATTTTAATTCCTCATTGTCTAATGAGAAActggagactcagagaagtgggggtaacctgcccaaggtcacacagctgttgaGGGTGCTTGGTGGAAGCTGGGGTGGGAACTCTTGAGGCTGACTCCAGAGTCTACGTGGTCTTTCAGCTTGCAGATTACTACCCCGGGTTCTTACAGACACTGTGTCCTGGTGGGCCTTGGCCCAAGTTTTGTCTCCCCAACTAGTCTATAAGGCCCTAAACCAAGGATGAGGGTCTGATAGTTTGGGTCCCAGCCCATGCCCTCCCTTCTAGGGACCTACTGCTGGGATCTCTAGGAGTCTTCTTCCTCATTCCTTAATAATAGTCACCCATTTGACCCCAATTTCAGCTGCTCCACACCACCTCCCAGTGATCTCACAGCTTTGGGGACCATGGATGGAGAGTGGACTCACCCCTGGGCTCTGACATTAGAAACCTTGGTGCAAATCCCAGTTCTGCACTTCCTAATGCAGAGTCTTAGTAAATGGCTTTTATCCCCTCTAAGTCTCAATTCTGCTTTGCACTATGGGGgtatgatgatgataacaatCATATCTACTCATAAGGTAGGAAGGCTGGAAGAAATGACTGAATTAAATGGGAGGGTACACACAGTAAGCCTGACCCGTGATAGGCATGACTAAGAGGTGATGGTGAAGGTGAAGATGAAGGgtgcccttccctccagcccttggCAGTGTGGCAGGGCACTCACAAGGCTCTCACTGGGCTGGATAATCCCCTTGGTGGGCTGGACGGCAAGCATCTTTCGGTGCTGCTGGGAGACCCTCCAGTCAAACTCCAGGGGCAGACGCGAGGGGTTGCGGAAGGTGAAGAGGCTGGTGGAGGAGCAGCCCACCCAGGTGGGCTTGAAGAAGACGCTTTTACTGGTGTCCAGCTTCAGCTGCAGTGGCTCTTCCCGGCTCTGCATGCTTACCTCCTGAGGTCAGAGAAGGGAGGACAGTGCCCTGAACTTAccctgcagccctggctccccCAAATGTCCAGGAAGCCACAGGTGGGCAGCTTTTCACCCTTGGAGGGAGCAGCAAAAGGCCCTCTGCCAGCTGGGCATGGGCAGCTTCTGTCAAAGGCAGAGTATGGATGACTGGCCCAGGAGATAGTTCCTGAAAAGAACTCAGGGACTGAGAGAGGATGTGCAGACCATTTCATGGGCCAGACATAGTTCCAACACCGTGGACGCTTTCCCTGGCCTGGCCCCAAACACCTTCTACCACCTGCAGATATGAGTCTTGTGTTGCCCCCACTCCTTCCTTTGGGACGTCTATACCCCTTTTCTTGTCCCAGATCCCATATGGTAGACAGGCAGGGCCCTGAGGATAGCTGTTCCCAGATGTGGCCAAGGGGTCCTCTCCCTGCTATGCCACTTCCTAGAGGAGGAACAGCCCCTTGGCTACTTAGAGGAGCCTTAGAGACTAGCCCCAGAATGTGACTTTGAAAAGGGGGGCCAGACGATGGTCCCCTCCCAGGGACCCAGTCCCCTACTCCTGCCTCATACCTTCAGATACTGGGGACAAAAATTGAACTGCAAGTAGAAAATGTGCTGCTTCCAGGAATTGCCCTTGGGGTAGGTACAGATGAGGAAGATCTTGTGGGCCCCAGGGGCCACGAGGCCTGAGCTGGGCCGCAGGGAGATGTCCGAGCTGCTTTTGGGGGCCAGGTTGAAGGTCAGCAGCATGGAGCTTTTGTTGATCAGGAGTAAGCTGCGGTAGGAGGGTTCACTGGGGGACACTGCAGGAAATAGCTGggatgggagagaagagggacCCGTGCTCAGATTTATGCACTCCCCCTTCCCCCATACATACAGTCGGGTAAGTCTCTGTGTGCTTCGGTGGAGTcgtctccaaggagatcccagatgCCTCTGTGCAACCAAAAAATGCTTTAGTCCTCCAGAGACCTCCAGACTGGGAGATGGTGTGGCCACAGGAACTGGCCCTGGGAAACTCAGGCCCCTAAGACTGCCCCCATCAAGGTTCTTTCATTTTAGGGTGCCCTCAAATCATCCTTTGGAGAACCCAGTTGCACTGggaatatatctggaggaaactctaatttgaaaagatacatgtgccccaatattcatagcagcactatttacaataaaagacatggaagcaacctaaatgtccatcaacagatgactagataaaaaaATTATGGTCAGAGATCCTGGTCTAGAAGCTCTGGGGTAAGCAACGCTTTCTAGATGATTCTCATGCCAGTAGCTGAGGGGAACCCCACTTTGAGAAAGGAAAGCCCCAGCAATCCCAGCTGCCAAACATTCCTAAAGCATCTAAAGTGTGGCCAGCACCAGAGCTGAGCTGGTGACAAAACACAAGGCTGAAATCACTGAGCCAGGTGCCCCATCCTGCTGGGGCAATGAGCACATGTGCATGAGTTGGGGTGGAAGGGGGGCAGAGGTGGCTTGGGACACAGGGGCCCAGAATCTGCTGGACTGCAGTAAAGGCCACAAACCACTGGGAGGAATTAGccaagggaaaggggtgggggggtagTCAGTGAGAAGGGAACCCTAAGCAGTCAGGATGGATTTAGAAAGGGTCACCCTTCAGCAGAAGTGTAACTagtggaggaggggcaagatCGTCCCCAAGCACAATATCGAAAAGTAGCACCTTTCCAGCAATAATATGAGGCACGAGGGTAAGTGCAGACGGATGAAAAACCTGCAGTGGTAACAGAAGCTGGGAAGAGACTTCGAAGGAGAAACCAGAATTGGAAGTTGGCCATCTGGCTCCAGGATCTGTGTTTTTAAACCTTGTGTCATCCTGGTGCTGAAGTCAGATGGGGCCTCCAAGGGTGAAGCCTGGGAATTATGACTCCCTGAGGATTGGGTTAAGCCAAGGGGCTGGCTCTGCGACTCTGCAGGTCTGGATAATCCCCAAGGGCAGGGGCTCACGGGGTGGGTGGTTGTATCCCCAGCAGGAACTCAGTAAACACGGCAAATGAAGGAGCTGGAGAATTTCAAACCTGAGTGTTAGAGGATTGGGGAGAATTTCAGATGGAGCAGATGGGAGCCAGTAGTCCAAGCCCCAGATTCTCCCCACTCCCAGTGTCGTGGCCCAGGAGAGAGTCCTTGATGGGTACAGAGCCCcaggggctggtggtggggaggttgGGATGGCCAGGGAGGGTGCTGGACAAGTTTCTGAGACCATTAGAGACAGGAGAAGGGTATGTAGGCCttggcagaggccaggctgccctgTCCCACCTCCCACTGCTGCTGGGGCCACGCTCACCTTGGGGGCATCCAGGGAATATTGAGGGATGTGGTGCTCCAAGGCAGCAGAATAGCTGTGGCCCCGCGCCCGGAGTGTCAGGCACCAGGATGGGCACACGGTGCAGTCCTCTTCGATGTTGTTATAGCTCCGCAGGACCTGCAGGAGGGCCGGACCCATGGACAAGCTGAGTCCTGTGTCTGACCTGTGGGGCACCCTGGCTTGCCACCCCGCACTGTATTGCAGGAGTCCTACATGGGGCACAGAAGGCAGAGGCCCCCTGGGAAGACAGCACGGACAACAGCAGTCATAACAGTCCCTcccgctgtgtgccaggctctgcaccAAACACTCAGCAAACTCGGGCTCTGTAATCCTCGCAGCAGgatgagggtggggctgggatgtgAAAGCAGCATTCATTCTGCAGGAATGTGCCCAGAGAAGCACTGGCCAATAGAAATATAAAGCAGGCCACAAGTGTGAGCCACAAACGTCACTTTAAATGTTCTAGTAGCCACATCGACAAAGTgaaacatgtaaaattaatttcaataatacattttatttaacccagtagaCCCCAAATCttttcatttcaacatataatcaatatataAGTGATGCGTGAGACATCTTGCATTCTTTTCATGCTAAGTTTTGGAAATCAGCAGGTCTCTTCCACTTACAGCCCATATTAGTTGGGACTAGACACAGTTCAAGTGCTCAGCGGCCACATGTGGGTGGTTGGTGTAACAAACAGCAAAGGGCTTGAGCCTGTAACTTAAAAGTCTGATGGGCTCATCAAAGACAGGTGTCCACAGCCTCATTCCCACAAACCTCCATGTCCCCCGAATGCCAAGATATTAGTGGCAACTGAAGACTCAGCTTTTGAAAAACTTCTTAAAAGTTTGGATGTGATCCTAAGTTTATAGATAAAAAGACCGGGGCTCAGAGACATTAAGgagcatgcccaaggtcacatagctggtaaggGCTCTGATTTTGACTGCATGgctctgctcttccctccactgggAGAGAACAGGGTAGGCAGagctgagaagggagggaaagggcaggaCTGACGAGATGAGGAGGGACTTTGAGGCTGGCTGGGACTGCCAGTTCCCTGATCATAGGAAGTTGTGCTAGAAGCCCCTCCCCTAATAGCCGGTGCCCCTGACTCCACCCTCCAGGCCTTAGTTCCTACCCACCACTCCTTTAGAGGGACCACTTTCTACCTCAGGGACTAGAGAGaagccaggagccccaggaaaCTACTCCCTGTGCACTAAAATTTTCCAAGGGGCTTGAGCTCCCCTGAGTCCTCCctccagggagggtgggaggcacaTGTGAGTGAGACATAACCAGATGGGCCAGGAAGCCCCTCGGCCAAGGCAGGCCACAAGCCTGGGAGAGACAAACCACCCAGTATGCAGTCTAGCCCAGAAGacaaggaggagagggagcagaacCTGGGACAGAGAGGCTGGATCCTCCATTACACCCATCACCCACTCCAACCCCACACCCTGCCATACAGGCTCCAAGGCAGAGAACCCACATTCCCTGTCTCATCTGCCCGCACACACCTTATAGATAGCAAAGGCTTCGAGCTCCACGGCGTAGAGGCAGTTGGGGTAAGGCGGCTGGAAGTGCAGGCGCATGGCCATGGACTTGAGTGGGGGCACATCGCAGGTGTTGGGGGTCACCCAGAAGGGGCAGTCAGACCTGCATGTCCAGGCCACAGTGATCTTGCCATTGGTGTGGTTCATCAGGCACAGGGGGACAGGGTTGGGGTCCTCGGGCTTGGGACAGGCACCAAAATCCACCTCAACAGGCTCAATGCTGACGGGCGGGGGGAAGATGGCCATGTCATTGGTACCGTCAAAGAAGAACTCGGTCATGGGGGGGATGAGGGGATACTGTGGGGCTGGTGTGTCCTCCAGGTCCTGCATAGGGAGAGAtgggtgggcaggggcccagcTGCCATTCCTCTTGCTGTCCCTCATCTACGTGCTCTTTTCTGGAAAAGGCTACAAGAGCTCCACACATATCACCCCCGACTACTAAAAGTGCCCCCAGGGCTCTGGAGCACAGGATGCCCAAGAATGCTAGAGAAGAGGGCATGAAGCTGGGGAAGGCAGCCTGCCCCTGGGGACCCCAGAGGGGCCCAGCGAACCTCAATGGGAATCATCAGGGCTCCATTCTTATCCTGCTCCAGCTTCTTCTCCCTCAGCATCGTGCCCAGGATGTCGGGGGGGTAGAGCGTCAGGCCCCGCACCAGGTGTGTGCGGTACCAAGCGAGGTGCTGAGGCCTCAGGATGGCTGGCTTGGTGCTGTCCGAGTGGCAGGTCCCAATCAGGTCCAGGAACAGTGGGTCCTGTGACATTTGTCTGTGTGAGGCTAGATTTCGGCCTCTACTCACCACCTTGGCCACAGACCAGCTGGTCAGGGCACAATTTGTAACACCTTCTCCAGGGGCCTGGGTTGGGGTCATCACTTCAAGGCTCTCTGCCCCACACCTGCTGCATGGGGTGAGGTCCAATCCCCTTACCCCAGCccattagcagcagcagcagcggtaAAGTCTGCCCTGGCAGCAGTCAGGGCCAGACTGGCCCACTCAGCCCCAAAGTTCCAGAAGTTCCAGAATATTGGGGACTGAGCACCAAGCATTGTCTTCATCACTGGGCATCAGACTGGgcccttcctcacctctccctgACAGCTCACCTGATGGTGGATGAGACAGGCCACCCGCCGAAAGCAGATAATGGGGTGAGTGGGCTGGAAGGCACAGTGCAGGGTCGTGCGGGCCTTGCCCACCAGGGTCCCGAAGGCAGGTCTGATGCTGAAGACACTCTCCTGACAGTCAATGGCGAACTGGAAGTGAGCCGTGCAGTCCGACTTGTTCTCAATCCACAGGCACTGCTCCGAGCACTCTCCAAGGTTGACCCAGCTGAAGTCGACGCAGTAGTGCTGCAGGGACACATCAGGACCTGGGCACAGGAGATGGGGCCCTGTGAGTGGGCTTTGccacctgggtggggctggggtatCAGCCTCCCCGAGGATGTCTCAGAAAGGGTACCACTGATGGGAGGTGGCACTGCCTGGAGAGAGAAGACTGGATTGGAAAAGCCCAGAGCCCCAGCGGCCTGAGAAGACCTCCAGGTCACCACGTTAGCAGGGCAACATTATCTCCAAGTGTCCGTAACTGATTCCTCACTGagcccaccagggggcagcagatACCCAGGCTGAGGGCAGGAAGGCGCTGGACTCTTCAGGAGCAGGCACTTGCCAACCATAGGCATGGGCTGCTCCTGTCTCCAGAGGGAGTGCAGGGTCCTAGGGTTGCCAGTACCTCTACAGAAACCAACAACTTTGAGCAGGGTTTGGGAGGCACAGCCAGAGGTCATGATGGACAAGTAGTCCACAGTCCTGGCGTCCAGGGTCTCCGGGTGGAAGAACACTgacacacatttcttttctcccGGGGGCACGATGCCATGGGCCGTGGGGCACGAGAAGACCTGGTCTTTGGCCAGCATGTCTGGAGCCACTTCGATCCTGAAGGGGGCGCTTACCTGTGGGGCCAGGTGGAGGCGGGAGGGGTCAGGTCACAGGGTGAGGCAGTCTGTCTCAAAGTGCCCAGCCGAGGGGGTGAGGGCACCTGTTGTCCCACCTGTGCCCCACTTGTCAACTCTGATCATGGAGCGAGGCTGACACCCTCAGGAGGAAGGAACGGGCCAAGCCAGGTGCTCTGCATTGGGACCACCCAGAGGGGgcacctttttcttttcccaaaggtATCATAAAAGCTAGCTGTATCCTGGCACCAGGATAAACTTAGGGCTGCTCTTGGAGTTGCTCTGGGGGCCAAGGTAtatcccagcccagctcccagctgagAGGAGAGGGGATCCCTGTTGACACCTGAGTGTATCAACAGACAAGGGTAACGTGGGGCTTGTAGCATTCTGTACAGGGGTGGGTTTTAAGAGCACCTGGCCCTGTGGtccctgcccccacttcccctATATGCACAGGACGCATACCACTGACGGGTTATACAGCTTGATCTGCCTTTCAGCGGTGCAGCCCACAGCAACAGAGCCAAAGTGCAACACTTTCTGGAAGCCCTCGACATCCTGGTCCTCCGGGCGCTTCTGCTTTATGCTCACCAGCAGCTGTGCGCATTTAGCtagggcagggatggggtggtTTGGGGAGAAACCCACCAGGAGGGTCTCTGTGGCCCCAGCTAAATAGCCCTCAAAGAAGACAGGTGTCTCCAGGGAAACACCAGTCTGTgacaccaaagaaagaaaagaaaaggcaaagcctGCAGGGCtcgggggagggcaggaggctggaggaggtcCCATGTGGGCCAGGCCAGGGTGGGGTGCAGGCCGGAGCAGGGGCACACTGAAGCTTTGAGACCCAGGGAGGTGCAGCAggggggctctggggacaggtgAGAGGCCGGGCCTCACCCACAGCCTGCAGCCGGATGCTGGTCTTCTGCTTGCTGCCCTCGCCGTACCAGCACGTGGCCTGAACTTCATAGATGACAGCCAGAATTGGCTGAAAGGTCACCTTGATCTggcaggcctggcctggctccAGCAGCCCCGTGGTGGGCAGCATCTGAAAGGGGCTGGGGGACTCCCAGATGAAGAAGGTGGGAAGGTCCCTGGAGGGAGTGGGCAGGTCAGAGCCACTGGGCTCACTCTGACCACTGCCCCTGCTTTAGAAAGGCGGAGACGCCCCCTTGAACCCCCTACCCACTTTCACCACCAGACATGCCGGTCTCTCCTGCTCCCAGGGACCCTCCTCACAGTTttcacccctcccacctctgagcctccaccactcccctcaccccacgTTGTCCAGACAGAACCAGGCCTCGGCCATGTCCCCCATGGCACACATGGGCAACTGCAGGGACGGTGGACAGATCAGATTGTGGCAAGGCAGGGTGGCCCTCAGTTCCACACAGAACATCCCCTCTGCTTTCTCAAACCACAGCTGGTCCGTGTACTCCTTCTGCagtgtgggggcggggaggcagagGCGGTCGCTGATCAGTGGCACCTGGGTGGTACTCAAGAACCACTCACTTCAACCTGCCCTGCCCTTGGCCATCCCCTCAACACAACCACTGAGGGCTGGATTGGGCCATGGTCCTCCATCTCAGTCTCTGAAGAGGGTCAGTTACCTGTTCTCCAGCACTGTCTTGATCTCAGAGATATGGGACCTCTTTTGTGAGGAACAGAATATTTGGGGGAACATTTTTGAGAACAGGAAGAGGCCAAGGAATCCAGGGCTTTCTGATGGCCAACACAGTAACACAGGCTTCCTCCACCAACGTGCAACTGGGAAGCCCCCTCTATCTAATGAGTTTAGGGTCTAAGCCTCTCCAGGGCTTTCCAATCTAGAGTTTTGGCTACAGCCAGTGGGATATGAGTGTGGTAGGGGAGCTCCTTGCTGCTCTGCCCTTGTCTCCTGCTCCAAGGTGCCTGTgatcctccctgccctccactcaTGGCGACCGACCTTACCTCCTCCAGAGGCCGGAAGATGATGGGGAGTGAGAGGGTTATGCCTGGGCTCAGGAAGATGGGCTGGGGGATGACCGTGAAGAAGAACTTGGTCTTGGGGGGCCTGTGGGAGAGAGCCAGGGGATAAGCACTTGAGGTTTAGAAAACTAGAAGGGGCAGAAAGATTAGGGAAGAccctggaaagccaagcaggctTGAGTCCGTGGGACTGTGGAAGGGAAAACGCAGGGGTTCTGTCACTGGAGGACCTGTCTCCCTCATCCTGTCCCTTTTCTTGCAGACCTTCACGCCGGGTGTCACAGCGCTGGATGAAAAGATACGGGGCAAGAGGAGCAGCACCTGTACCTCAGGGGCACATGGTGGTCAGTAGGGCCTGGGATGGGGAAGGCTGCTCTGATTTAACCACATCCCTGAGCCCTTAGTTGGGGGAAACCAAAGCTGTGAATGGAGATTCCAGGGATGCCTTTCCAAGCAGAGACCTCAGCAGAACTGTAGAGTTCCAAGGTGGGTCAAAACTAGAGATACTGCAGACTTCAAAAATACTAATAAGAAGATGATATTGTCAAAAACTCTATACCAATAATTGTTAACgtttagataaaataaatacattcctAATTATACTtgaccaaaactgactcaagaattATACAATAAATTTTACAGTCACCTTACCTAAAATTATCCTAAAAATTGAAGACATAGtcaaaaaccttcccacaaaggaGACAGAACTGATGGCTTCACAGCAGGCTGAACCACACATTCAATAATTCTAGCCTTATCTTCCCAGTAACAGAACACAAACACTCACCAACATATTCTATGAATCCATCATGTTATTATCAAAACCTGGCAGTTatgagaaaaaagggaaattacaggccagtatcacccATAAACAAAATATTGGTGAAAAGAATTTAGCAATGTGTATAGAAAGAATACTCTATTGTGACCAAGCTGGGCTTATTCTAGGAATACACAGTTGATTTAACATAGAAAACCAATTAATGTATTCACCATACTaacaaattaagagaaaaaaatcaaatggtcatctcaataaagaaaaatattagataaaCTTCAACATATGTTTAAGAGAAAAACCCTAAGCAACCTAGGAAAAAGAGagaacttccttaacctgataaagtctaaaaaaaaaaaaaaatacaggaagcatACAAATTAACGGTGAAACACTAGAATCTTTCACGTTGAGACCctgaacaaaacaaggatgccttCTACAACCACTTCTGTTCAGCACTTTCCTTTTCCACAGTGCaataaggaaagacaaagaaagaaaggatataaggatttgaaggaaggaaaaaataccattttcataCAAGATATGAATTTGCACatggaaaaaagaattaacaaataCATTATTAGAATTAATGAGAGAATTTACCAAGGTTGCTGGACACAAAGttatggaaaaaaattcatatttttaaaaatgactttctaaaatattagcaacaagcagaaaatgaaacaacTTTAAAA
The genomic region above belongs to Camelus ferus isolate YT-003-E chromosome 5, BCGSAC_Cfer_1.0, whole genome shotgun sequence and contains:
- the CFAP65 gene encoding cilia- and flagella-associated protein 65 isoform X2, with translation MDTQVCFSKKQEKVKKRVIWGIEVAEKLQWKGWELGKEITKNLVLKNLSLKIQKIKYRPPKTKFFFTVIPQPIFLSPGITLSLPIIFRPLEEKEYTDQLWFEKAEGMFCVELRATLPCHNLICPPSLQLPMCAMGDMAEAWFCLDNVGDLPTFFIWESPSPFQMLPTTGLLEPGQACQIKVTFQPILAVIYEVQATCWYGEGSKQKTSIRLQAVAKCAQLLVSIKQKRPEDQDVEGFQKVLHFGSVAVGCTAERQIKLYNPSVVSAPFRIEVAPDMLAKDQVFSCPTAHGIVPPGEKKCVSVFFHPETLDARTVDYLSIMTSGCASQTLLKVVGFCRGPDVSLQHYCVDFSWVNLGECSEQCLWIENKSDCTAHFQFAIDCQESVFSIRPAFGTLVGKARTTLHCAFQPTHPIICFRRVACLIHHQDPLFLDLIGTCHSDSTKPAILRPQHLAWYRTHLVRGLTLYPPDILGTMLREKKLEQDKNGALMIPIEDLEDTPAPQYPLIPPMTEFFFDGTNDMAIFPPPVSIEPVEVDFGACPKPEDPNPVPLCLMNHTNGKITVAWTCRSDCPFWVTPNTCDVPPLKSMAMRLHFQPPYPNCLYAVELEAFAIYKVLRSYNNIEEDCTVCPSWCLTLRARGHSYSAALEHHIPQYSLDAPKLFPAVSPSEPSYRSLLLINKSSMLLTFNLAPKSSSDISLRPSSGLVAPGAHKIFLICTYPKGNSWKQHIFYLQFNFCPQYLKEVSMQSREEPLQLKLDTSKSVFFKPTWVGCSSTSLFTFRNPSRLPLEFDWRVSQQHRKMLAVQPTKGIIQPSESLTLTWTFSPLEETKYLFRVGMWVWEAGLPPDTKPPATTRYMLRLVGVGITSSLSAKEKELDFGNVLVNSKQSRILVLLNDGNCTLYYRLLLEQNSPEVVGNGPLALQLDRTEGSLPPRSEDTICLTACPKHPSQYSWTVSYSLLSHRDNKVGEKQELCHVSLMAVYPLLSILDICSMGSAEGITRKHLWRLFSLDLLNTYLQQDPTPWELTYKVPTRHSTSQIPPVFTPLKLNFNFGAAPVDAPPSVVLLALKNSGVVPLDWALLFPSDQQVDLELWAEQAEFDCTELHQMRVEDNCIFSISPKAGSLNPGQEQIVELKYSHLFIGTDRLPVLFKVSHGREILLNFIGVTVKLEQKYVHFTSTSHQFIPVPIGDTLPPRQIYELYNGGSVPVTFEIQTSILSQVQEKNFDHPIFCCLNPKGEIQPGTTARVLWIFSPIEAKTYTVDVPIHILGWNSAIIRFQGVGYDPHVMGDTAPFHNISSWDDSSIHSRLMVPGQTVFLSQSHISLGNIPVQSKCSRLLFLNNISKNETIVFVWQLMPLDFGEVSVSPMRGKVAPEETIPFVVTLKASVHASFYSLDLVCKVYRQELLKQYQKELQEWKAEKVRQEVEFTITDRKVKRRPYCTACEPARKYKTLPPIKNQQCLNRLTSWNLKIQKEDTHWPCPQPPLPGMLCLGLTARAHATDYFLANFFSDFPSHFLYRELPKRKCPREESETCEEESPDKWAPVSKQEKQLLVDCLTTIIRGLLEDKIFHEAVDQNLVEQMPYFCQFWNEQSARFMVQNSNLHLAPDLSQSSSSSEDSKDKEEEDKLALRKREGGEEEETDEEEEEELEEEEEEELEEEIEGEEEMGKEELEEEKVEEKGEKSPWMEIKPTPQPTSQESLKWQWQQRLKALVKEKQEQDEKEAISWLPAFANLQEALLENMIQNILVEASRGEVVLTSRPRVIALPPLSVPRILTPDSLPVAPSGAQQVEIPGSTVPPSTDYLGTRAPTPCDLQL